In the Brevundimonas sp. MF30-B genome, CCACCTCGGCAGCCGTTCGTTCCGTCAGCGGGTTCCAATAGCGCATGGCGATGAAGACGCCGACGTCCGCCCCGGCCATCCGCTGGCCCAGCGCAGCCTTCAGCGCCTCGGCTTGGGTGCGCGTCTCGGGCAGCAAGGGCGATCCGCCGCCCATCAGGGCGTAGTTGGCCTGGGCGCTCTTCTCGCGCCGGCTTGAGATCAACCGGGCCACCGCCGTGCGGGCGATGCCGGGCAGGCCAATGATGGCCGGGTCATTGAACAGGTTGAAAAGAAAAGGCTTTACCGACGCCTGGTCATCCGGGCCGCCGAGGTTGAACAGGACGACGGCGATACGGCGGCCGCTCATTGGGCGCCGATCCGACGCAGCGCCCGCTCGACGTGGGCGATGGGCACGTCCGGCAAGATGCCGTGGCCCAGATTGAAGATCCACGGCCCCTGGCCCCAGGCCTCCATCAGCTGATCGATGCGCCGATCCAGCGCTGGGCCGCCTGCTCTCAACAGCAGCGGATCCAGGGCGCCCTGGATGGGTTTGATCGCCTGCACCCTCTTGCCAACTTCAAGCGGGCAGGCCGTGTCCAGCGCCACGGCTTCGAAGGCCGTTTCGCGAGCATAACGCTCAGCCAGCGCCGCCGACCCGCGCGGGAAACCGATCAACGGAACGGTCACGCCCAGCTCGCGCACCCGGCGGACCAGGGCCTGGTGCGGCCGCAGCACCAGCCGTTCGAACAGATCGTCCGGCAGACCCTCGGCCCAGCTCTCGAACACTTTGAGCACCTGGGCGCCGCTATCCGCCTGCATCTTCAGATAATGCGCCGTGGCCTCGACCAGCACGGCCAGCAGGGCGTCCACCGTTTCGGGCTGGGCGTAGGCGTAGGTGCGGGCCGTGGCCCGCTCGCCCTTGCCGATGGTGCGGGCCTCGCCGTCCAGCATGTAGGTGGCCACCGTCCAGGGCGCGCCGGCGAAGCCGATCAGGGCCCGTTCCGGCTCCAGCTTGTCGCGCACGATCGACAGGGTCTGGCCGACGGACTTCAGCGCCTCTCCGGCGCCCTGGGCCTTGTCGCGCATGCTCTCGACCGACGGCATGGCGCCCAGCCGAGGCCCTTCACCGGCCTCGAACCAGACCTCCTGACCCAGCGCACCGGGGATCAGCAGGATGTCGGCGAAGACGATGGCCGCATCGAAACCAAACCGCCGCATGGGCTGAAGGGTCGCCTCGGCGGCCTTGTCCGGCGTCATGCAGAAATCGATGAAGCCCGAGGTCGTGGCCCTCAGCGCCCGGTACTCAGGCAGGTACCGCCCAGCCTGGCGCATGAACCACACCGGCGGCCGGTCTAGCGTCTCGCCCCGAAGGACACGGATCAGCGCGGGCGTTGTCATGAACGCCATCTACGACCCGATGAACCGAGCCTCAAGGGCGTCTCCGTCGCAGGCTCCCTCTTTCTCCCTTTCAAGAATTGAAAGGATTGGAAGCAGAGGTGTGGGGCCGGGGATGGCGGGGATGACTCCGGTCGGACCCACCGGTCATGCCGGGCTTATCCCAGGGTTTTCCCAGGTCCGCGGCCTGGGCGCCGCCCTGTGGGCATGTGAGGGCGATCGGGCAGACGAGCCCGGTGTGTCGGGGCCAAGCCGACGTCCAGCGCCTGTGGACCCTGGGCGCCGTTAGGCTTTCATTAGGGTTTGCCCGACGTGTCGATGCGGGATTGTCCGCCCGTGGATGGACGCGGTTCAAGCCGTCGGGTTTTCCGAGCCCGTCCCCAGGATCGGCGGG is a window encoding:
- the hemE gene encoding uroporphyrinogen decarboxylase, whose product is MTTPALIRVLRGETLDRPPVWFMRQAGRYLPEYRALRATTSGFIDFCMTPDKAAEATLQPMRRFGFDAAIVFADILLIPGALGQEVWFEAGEGPRLGAMPSVESMRDKAQGAGEALKSVGQTLSIVRDKLEPERALIGFAGAPWTVATYMLDGEARTIGKGERATARTYAYAQPETVDALLAVLVEATAHYLKMQADSGAQVLKVFESWAEGLPDDLFERLVLRPHQALVRRVRELGVTVPLIGFPRGSAALAERYARETAFEAVALDTACPLEVGKRVQAIKPIQGALDPLLLRAGGPALDRRIDQLMEAWGQGPWIFNLGHGILPDVPIAHVERALRRIGAQ